CCCACTCGCCCTGCCCCCTGCAGGGTGATCTCAATCCGGCACCCTGCCCCTAACAGGGGGGATTTTAAGGAAACTGCTACGAAACGCAAAGTAGCGAATCTTCCCACTCAGGCGCAGATTCCAGCCGCAACTCTCCAAAATTGGAAGTTCCGAATACCAGAATGGCATTGGTACTTTGGGGCAAGACGGTAGTTTTCTACCTGATTTCTCCCCAAAGAGGCCCGTGAACGTCTGAAAAAGTGCCGACACTGGCGAAACCCGGTACTTTTCTACTGTAGCGCTTGTGAAATCGCTTCACTTTGCGCTTGGTGACACGTTCCTTAAAACACCCCCCGCAGGCCATGCAAAGCAACCGGGGCCTCCTGGAAGACGTGGTCATGACTGCTCTGGCGGGGCAGGAAACGGCCAGACTCCTGAATGTTCCTTGTCCTGACCCGCCTTCGTCCCGCCCCCCTGAGACGCTGATGACCGCCGCGCTGACCGAGCCTGAAGAACAGGCGGTGATGGCCGAGTACCTGCACGTCCTGCGGGCCAGGACACGGGCATTGGTACGTCAATCCTGGCCCGAAATCCAGGTGGTGGCCGCCGGACTGCTTGAACACGCTGAACTGGATGCCGAAGCTGTAAAGTACCGGATTGTGTGTGCGCAGGGTATTCGCGGCTCACTGCTCAACTGAACTTCAAACATTTTCCTTCAGTAATTGTCATTATCACAGGAAAGGTGAGTGAGGGTTGCGGATTTTACGGTGAAAATCCCTATCGGTTCTCAGGTGTCAAAGTACACTTATCGCAGGAATGAACAGTGATGATTTCCAAACTGCCACCGATCAATTCTTAAAGGGGTTGAAACGCAGCGCGGCCACCATCCGAGCTTACCGCGCCGATCTGGTTCACTTCCAACGGTGGTTGCTAGCGAGTAGTAAGGATTTGGATGCGACAGCGCTGGAAGCGTACTTTGCAGCCCACGAGTGGGCTGCTTCCACGCAAAACCGCAAACAGACGGCGATTGAACGCTTTTGCCGCTGGGCGCGGCAACACGAGCAGTTGGAAGATGACCCGACGCTTCATTTGGAACGGCCTACCGTTCCCCCACCACATCCGCGAGGACTGCGCCGCGAAGAAATTGAGCGCATCTTTGCAGTCATTCCAGCATCACAGTCTAGAGATGCGTTGCTGTTCCGCCTGGTGTTCGAGACAGGACTTCGCATCAGCGAAGCCCTGAACATCCATCTGGACGATCTCGACCTTACCAAAGGCGACGAGCACCTGACCGTGCTGGGTAAAGGGGGGCAGCGCCGGACGGTGCTGCTCGATGACCCGAAGCTACTCAATGCGCTGCGAAAATACCTGCGCTCACTGGACTACGAACATGGGCCGATGTTTCAGGCGCAGAAGAACGGGCGTGGCGGGCCACTGCGGTATCAGAGCGTGCAGGAACGCTGGCAAAACTACGCGGCTCAGGCGGTTGTGGCCTGCACGTTGCACCAGTTGCGCCACAGTCACGCGACGGAACTGGTGAATGGCGGGGTCAGTTTGGGAACCATCAGAAAGCGTCTCGGCCACTGCCACATTCAAACCACCCTGCGCTACGCCGAGGTCAGTGACGCCTCAGCCGATGCCGAACTCAGGAAATGGCGTCGGGGTCGGAAATAATTCCTTAGCGCAGGTTTTGGTTCCTACTCTCAGGTCAGGCCGAGTACGGTAGCTTGTTGAGCAGTGGATTCTGTCGATTTCACACTCCCAGGAGACCGCGAACAGTCGGCCCCATCAAGCTTGATGGGGCCGACTGTTGATTTTTCCCGTCTGGGACGACATTGAACTGAAGTTGTCGCCTACTGAGGTTCGCAGTATGACTATTGGGCGAACCTCGTCCCAGACAGCAAAATTTCCTTGACGAGTGTTTTCGGGCCAATGTGGCTAGTACCCCAAACGGGTCACCTGAGCGCGGGCAGTTTAAGGGCCTGCGTGACGTCTCCCCAGGACACCAGTTTGAAATTGGTGACATCCTCCTGCCCCCCCGCGTCACCGTCTTGAACCACCAGCAGCCCCTGGCTGAAGCGTCCACCGAGGTTACTGGTCACGACATCTGCGCCGTCGCTATCTGTGACTAAATCGTTGCCCAGGCTGATTTGGAAGGAGCCGAAATACTTTTCTCCCAACCGATCGTACACGGAGTAGCGGTTGCTGCCCTGACTGCTGACGAGCAGGTAGCCAGCGTTCCCCTGGCCGCGCGCAATGGTAAGTCCTTCCACATCGGCACTCAGGCGCTCGCCTGCGGGGGCCACCTGGTCAAGCAGGTTGACCTGCTGCGTGCCCAGTTTGAGTCGCCACACCCCGACCTGTTCCTGTCCCAGAAAGGCGTAGCCCGTGGCCGCGTCCACCACCATGCCCTCAAACTGAGGGTCGTCAACGGTCAGCCCAGCCTGCGCAGCTGGAAATACATATCTGTTGATGGGGCGCACGCTGACGCCCTGACCATCGTCGAAAAGTTCGACTTCTGCAATGGTGGGAAACCCGTTTTGCGTGACCAATACCCGGTCCTGACCAGACGCGGTGCGGTAGGCCGTCAGTCCATAGGACTTGCGTTTGCCGTCGCTCTGCTCACCAGCCGGGGTAAAAATCATGGGGCTGTTAGGACTGGTGACTTCGCGGAACTGCCGGGTTTGGGGGTCGATCACAAATGCGGCCACCCGGTCGGAGAGCCGTTCACTGGCTACTGCCAGGTCAACCAGCTTGCCGCCGAGCTTGAAGCCTCTGACCAGGTCCACGTTGTTGTAGCGAATCTTGCCAGGGTTGTAGTCCTGAATGGTTTTGCCCGCGAGGTCAAAGCTGGTCAGGCCGCCTTCCTTGCGCGTCGCTATGACAAAGCTGCGGGTCGCATCGGTACTGTCGACCCAGATAGCCGGGTCGTCGGAGTCGGCGGGCTTGCCGACCTTCGCGGTTTCGGCTACGGCCTGAACCATAGGAACTTCTTTCACGGGATGCACGGTGGTAGAAGCGCAGGCGGCGAGCGTCAGAACTCCGGGCAGCAGGACAAGCTTCTTCATCCTTTCCAGCCTGCGCTTCACGGGTCAGTTAAGTGTCAGACCGGACGCCTCAGCAGACGCCGAACTCAGAAAATGGCGTCGGGGTCGGAAATAATTCCTTAGCGCAGGTTTTGGTTCCGATTCTTAGGTGAGGCCAGGTGCTTTGAAACTGCTCACAAGGGCGAGGCTGCTTAGCGCCTCAAGAGTGTGCAGATCTCTCCATTCGGCGTGGGCATGGCCTCACTGTTGGGCGCCGTGAACACCAGACCCGACGCCTGAACCTGTTCTTCTTGGCTCATACCGGGTTTCGGGGAGCTGAAGGGCCTTCAGTAAAATAGAGGCTGTGTTGAACCTGATTCGTCTTCTAGACGACGAAAAGTGCTTCTCCGTGGTTCGTGAGCTGAGATGGCCGAATGGTGTCCAGTGCCCACACTGTGCCAATCCGTACGTCACCAGGCAAGGGGGGATTTTAAGGAAGCTGTTATGAAACGCAAAGTAGCGAAATTGCCTACTGAGACGTGGATTTCAATGGCAAGCCCGTGCAGTCAGGAGTGCCGAATATCTCAATGGCGTTGGTAATTTGGGGCAAGGCAGTAGATTTCTACCTGATCTCTACCCGAAAAAGCTCATTGAATAGCTGGAGAAGTGCCGACTCTGGCATAACTCGGTACTTTTCTACCATGCCGTTTGTGAAATCGTTTCACTTTGCGCTTGGTGACACGTTCCTTAGAACACCCCTAGTTACAAAGGGAAAAGCCGCCAAATCTGGCGGCTTTGATGTTGCAAAGAATAGCGTGTTATGCACACGAATTCAAGTTATTCATCCCGATCGGGTTTTCAGCGACTGGTACAGCGTATCCCGGTTGATGCCCAAGTCACGGGCAATCACCGTCTTACGTTCCCCGGCAGCCACCCGCTGCCGGGCCTGTTCCACCTGCTCAGGCGTCAGCGCCCGCTTGCGGCCCTTGTATTTCCCAGCCTGTTTCGCCTTGGTAATTCCTTCGCGTTGGTTTTCCAAGTTCTGTGCCCGCAAGAACTCTGCCACTGCGCCCAACATGGTGAGCAGCAGCGTGTTCATCGGGTTGTCTTCGCCGGTGAAAATGACCCCCTCACGCTGGAACTCCACCCGCACGCCACGCCCTGAAAGATCAGTCACGATGCGCCGCAGGTCATCCACGTTACGGGCCAGGCGATCCATCGAGTGCACCACCACGGTGTCGCCCTCACGCACATAAGCCAGCAACTCCTGGAGCTGGGGCCGCTTGGCATTCTTGCCACTGGCTTTGTCTTCAAAGATTCTGTCCAGTTCCACGCCATCCAACTGGCGGGCGGTGTTCTGGTCGACGGTGCTGACGCGAATGTACCCAACTCGCTGTCCTTTTGCCATCCTTCCTCCAGCTTTGTCGGTTTAGGCTTTAGACATCCCCCGACACATGCCGGAATATAGCAAAACTGACCCTAAACCGACACCCAAACACCGATTCCATCGTCACCCAAGATTGCCGGACTAGGGTATACCCCAGAACGGCACAGATTAAGGGTCGCTCCGTTGTTAGCAGGCATACAAAGATGTAATATTGCACTCACTGGGGTCTGTGTCGCTTGCGGCACAGACCTTGGACATTTATGGCTCATCCTCAGTGACGCTTGGAGGCATACTCTTGAGGAAAATTGCGGCGTTGAGGAAGATGGCAGGATAACGGCTCATGATGTTTTGCAGACGTTCCCTACGCAATGGGAGGGTGCGGTCCATTCGGGGGTGTTTTAAGGTTCTTGTCACCAAGCGCAAAGTGAAACGATTTCACAAGCAACAGAGTAGAAATGTACCGCTTTCAGGCTGTGTCGGTACTTTTTGGGCCGATTTGGACGTGTTGGGTCACTCAGAACAGGTAGAAATCTACTGACTTGCTCCGAAGTACCGATGCCATTCGCACAAACGGCACTGCCCAGTTTTAACTCTTTGGCCTGTAAATAACGTCCCAGCAGCAGAATTCACTACTTTGCGTTTCGTGGCAGCTTCCTTAAAACACCCCCAAGTAACGAACTGTACCGCACTGTACCTTTGATGGAAGACGAAGCTGTTCCGACCGTCATCCAACTTGTTCAGGAACGTCTCCATGGGGATGGATATAGACGAGAATTTCAGCTCTTTCAGAGTCTGAGTGACATTCCTGGTTGGGTTCAGAAATTTCTGTCACACGACGTAAGTCGAGTCCGGATTCAAGAGGTGACAGCCCTGAGTGGGAATGACCTGTCGCGAATATCGAAACAGCTCAATAAGCATCACGAGTGGCAACCTTGATGATAGGGCGCCCATAAGACGTGTTGGCCGGGGTCACGTAATACTCCCTATTCCTGCTGCCAGTCTACCTTCACCCCGTGCTGGTCGAGGAGTTCCCGCACGCTCAGGTCAAGCATAGCCTGGTCGAGCCCTGCCGGATTGGTGGCTGTGAGCTTGACCTCCAGTTTCACTTGGCCCTTGGCATCTTGCAGGGCACTAAACAGGTCGAGCAGAGTAGGAATTTGCGGCAATGTGACATCGGGCAGGGTCAACCGCACTGTAGTGATTCCACGACCTTTTCCACCAGTACTAGTTCCATTGTTGGTGGCGCTTCCACCGCCTCCCTGTGTACCACCAACTGTGCCAGAGCCTTCGTCGCCGTCGTTTGCTTTTTCTCCTTCATTGCCCGGTTCTGGCTTGGGCCGTGGGAGAGTGCCGGGCCGTGCCAGCTTATAGATGTCGTTGAAGAACACGCCTCCATCGTCAATGGGGTTCTTGCGGTCATAGATGTTCTTGACCTCACCACCTACAAACTGTCCCATTTCGAAGAGGCCCTGCCCAATGCCGCGCACGATGGCCGACTTGATGGCCGCTTCAGACTCCACGAATGGCAAGTGTGGCAGGCGTGTAAAGTACTCCTTGAGCTTGTTCAGCTCTAGGTAGGGCTCATCGCCTGGCCAGAGCTTCCAGGGCCCCTGCAGAAGCAACGCCGGGTCAATGGCACTGATGAGCAGGTCTTCCTGGCGCAGAACGTCAGTGACTGCGCCTTCCAGAGTCGCCTTCGTCTTCGCATGCGCGGTGATGTCGATAACCCGCCACACACTCTCGCCGTTATCGCCCACGCTGGGCATGTAGAGGGCCGTGTAAGCAGCCTTAGTGAGACTGGGTACCATATCCGTCTGCTTAGTCAGGCGC
The Deinococcus fonticola genome window above contains:
- a CDS encoding phytase, with the protein product MKKLVLLPGVLTLAACASTTVHPVKEVPMVQAVAETAKVGKPADSDDPAIWVDSTDATRSFVIATRKEGGLTSFDLAGKTIQDYNPGKIRYNNVDLVRGFKLGGKLVDLAVASERLSDRVAAFVIDPQTRQFREVTSPNSPMIFTPAGEQSDGKRKSYGLTAYRTASGQDRVLVTQNGFPTIAEVELFDDGQGVSVRPINRYVFPAAQAGLTVDDPQFEGMVVDAATGYAFLGQEQVGVWRLKLGTQQVNLLDQVAPAGERLSADVEGLTIARGQGNAGYLLVSSQGSNRYSVYDRLGEKYFGSFQISLGNDLVTDSDGADVVTSNLGGRFSQGLLVVQDGDAGGQEDVTNFKLVSWGDVTQALKLPALR
- a CDS encoding transposase, which gives rise to MLNLIRLLDDEKCFSVVRELRWPNGVQCPHCANPYVTRQGGILRKLL
- a CDS encoding recombinase family protein — translated: MAKGQRVGYIRVSTVDQNTARQLDGVELDRIFEDKASGKNAKRPQLQELLAYVREGDTVVVHSMDRLARNVDDLRRIVTDLSGRGVRVEFQREGVIFTGEDNPMNTLLLTMLGAVAEFLRAQNLENQREGITKAKQAGKYKGRKRALTPEQVEQARQRVAAGERKTVIARDLGINRDTLYQSLKTRSG
- a CDS encoding tyrosine-type recombinase/integrase, which encodes MNSDDFQTATDQFLKGLKRSAATIRAYRADLVHFQRWLLASSKDLDATALEAYFAAHEWAASTQNRKQTAIERFCRWARQHEQLEDDPTLHLERPTVPPPHPRGLRREEIERIFAVIPASQSRDALLFRLVFETGLRISEALNIHLDDLDLTKGDEHLTVLGKGGQRRTVLLDDPKLLNALRKYLRSLDYEHGPMFQAQKNGRGGPLRYQSVQERWQNYAAQAVVACTLHQLRHSHATELVNGGVSLGTIRKRLGHCHIQTTLRYAEVSDASADAELRKWRRGRK